Proteins encoded by one window of Candidatus Neomarinimicrobiota bacterium:
- a CDS encoding aminotransferase class I/II-fold pyridoxal phosphate-dependent enzyme, producing MDIFEKCYRFHDAQIAREQGWYPYFVPFTGGDGTVVEYNGKNIIMIGSNNYLGLTNHPRLIEAAENALRKYGTGRTGSRFLNGTIDIHLEFEKELAEFVGKESALIFSTGYLVNLGVISTLLGKNDVVVIDRLDHASIVDGCLLSRAEILRFRHNDIENLKQVIFRIPKDKGVLVVVDGIFSMEGDIAKLPEIVEIVKNRKGARLMVDDAHSLGVLGPKGSGTSSHFGLTEHVDLIMGTFSKSFAAVGGFIAGDEYVIDYIRHHTRSFIFTASLPPSVVASTREALKIIKEDDQRRENLWKISNYMRDSFKSLGFDTSTSETPIIPIVIGDSIKTFLFWKKLFQEGVYTNAVVAPAVPENSARLRTSYIATHTFEQMDYVLSKFEKVGKELGII from the coding sequence TACAGGTGGTGATGGAACCGTCGTTGAGTATAACGGAAAAAATATTATTATGATCGGTTCCAATAATTATCTTGGATTAACAAATCATCCAAGGTTAATTGAGGCAGCTGAAAATGCATTGAGGAAGTACGGGACGGGAAGAACTGGGAGTCGCTTTTTAAATGGGACAATTGATATTCATTTGGAATTCGAAAAAGAACTGGCAGAGTTTGTTGGAAAAGAATCGGCATTAATCTTCTCAACCGGTTATCTTGTAAATCTTGGTGTAATCTCTACACTGCTTGGAAAGAATGATGTAGTGGTTATAGACAGACTTGACCATGCAAGTATAGTTGACGGTTGTCTTCTTTCCAGAGCTGAAATATTAAGGTTCAGACATAATGATATAGAGAATTTGAAGCAAGTTATTTTTAGAATTCCAAAAGATAAGGGAGTCCTGGTTGTTGTAGATGGTATTTTTTCTATGGAAGGGGATATCGCTAAGCTGCCGGAAATTGTTGAAATAGTGAAAAATAGAAAAGGTGCAAGGTTAATGGTGGATGATGCCCATTCTTTAGGTGTATTGGGACCAAAGGGAAGCGGTACTTCTTCTCATTTCGGACTTACAGAGCATGTAGATTTGATAATGGGGACGTTTTCAAAATCCTTTGCAGCTGTCGGTGGATTTATAGCTGGAGATGAATATGTTATAGATTATATCAGGCATCATACGAGAAGTTTTATTTTTACCGCAAGCCTTCCGCCTAGCGTCGTTGCATCCACAAGGGAAGCTTTAAAAATAATAAAAGAAGATGACCAGAGGCGTGAAAATCTTTGGAAAATAAGTAATTATATGAGAGATTCTTTCAAGAGTTTAGGATTCGATACTTCAACAAGTGAGACCCCGATTATACCTATAGTTATCGGGGATAGTATCAAGACTTTCCTATTTTGGAAGAAGCTATTTCAGGAGGGTGTATATACAAATGCAGTTGTTGCACCTGCCGTTCCTGAAAATTCTGCACGATTGAGAACCAGCTATATCGCTACTCATACATTTGAGCAGATGGATTATGTTTTAAGTAAGTTTGAGAAAGTAGGCAAAGAGCTGGGAATAATATAA
- a CDS encoding Ig-like domain-containing protein: MINFHYNRFLLTGSAVYIVLVLAIFIGCAAISPPTGGPEDKRGPVLISTIPENQSTNISDLDYIEFIFDEHIQIRNPEVYLSITPSLDYKPEIKVKKKRIIIENLKSLKDNTTYVFSFGRSVQDVHGNFVDKEVKLAFSTGEELNKAEIRGKIYNIPEKMKCFVLAYNMDRISVDTLLNYSWDYIVETEKDGNFVLNYIAPGRYRLLSICTKRSYYKAGQVIRFAGVSIFNELKVFHKDQVIGGIKFYVTEFDIEPLKVTGMNIDSFGVIKLNFNKPLKEDSVRNFLLYCSDNSLKRYDILARWVESEGKNLNVIVNGKILERGGKLYYKNVRDIYGNKSGGEIKINAKEVLADTIPPAISRMYPSSKSSRVNPKFDFIRVDFSEAVMLMPGYMILKVDNDTMRYSDIKIDDNTVLIYPSISPLVGKTIELIFNGNKITDVNNNIMGDTLVIYHFKTVEENNTGSVSGKISSDFKDKNKLRIRLVNVDDNYTMTTRVGENAEFYINYLLPGDYSIFVWYDVNENGVFDTGSLIPYRECEPFWFIPGKVSVRARWETAGLEISLD, from the coding sequence GTGATAAATTTCCATTATAACAGATTTTTATTGACAGGTTCTGCGGTTTATATAGTTTTAGTGTTAGCTATTTTTATAGGTTGTGCTGCTATATCACCTCCTACTGGTGGTCCAGAGGACAAAAGGGGACCAGTTTTAATATCAACAATACCTGAAAATCAGTCGACAAATATATCGGACCTCGATTATATAGAATTTATTTTCGATGAGCACATCCAAATTAGGAATCCTGAGGTTTATCTTTCTATCACGCCAAGTTTAGATTATAAACCTGAGATAAAGGTTAAGAAAAAGAGAATAATAATTGAAAATTTGAAAAGTTTAAAAGATAATACAACTTATGTATTTTCCTTTGGAAGGTCTGTACAGGATGTTCATGGAAACTTTGTTGATAAGGAAGTTAAACTTGCATTTTCAACGGGAGAGGAGTTAAACAAGGCTGAAATAAGAGGGAAAATTTATAATATTCCGGAAAAAATGAAATGTTTTGTTCTCGCTTATAATATGGATAGGATATCAGTAGATACCTTGCTTAATTATTCATGGGATTATATTGTGGAAACGGAAAAGGATGGGAATTTTGTTCTAAATTATATAGCTCCAGGTAGATATAGACTTTTATCTATTTGTACCAAAAGAAGCTATTATAAAGCTGGACAGGTTATAAGATTTGCAGGTGTATCAATCTTTAACGAATTGAAAGTGTTTCATAAAGATCAGGTAATAGGTGGTATTAAGTTTTACGTTACTGAATTTGATATTGAACCTTTGAAAGTTACTGGGATGAATATCGACAGTTTTGGAGTAATAAAATTAAATTTTAATAAGCCACTGAAGGAAGATTCAGTAAGAAATTTTCTGTTATATTGTAGTGATAACTCATTAAAAAGGTATGATATATTGGCAAGATGGGTTGAAAGTGAGGGTAAGAACCTTAACGTCATTGTTAATGGTAAGATTTTGGAAAGGGGTGGAAAACTTTATTATAAAAACGTAAGGGATATTTATGGTAATAAGTCAGGAGGAGAAATTAAAATTAACGCGAAGGAAGTTTTAGCAGATACTATCCCACCTGCAATCAGTAGAATGTATCCCTCGAGTAAGTCATCTAGAGTTAATCCTAAATTTGATTTTATAAGAGTGGATTTTTCTGAGGCTGTTATGTTAATGCCTGGATATATGATTTTAAAGGTGGATAACGATACCATGAGGTATAGTGATATTAAAATAGATGATAATACCGTTTTAATTTATCCATCTATTAGTCCATTAGTTGGTAAAACTATTGAATTAATTTTTAATGGAAATAAAATTACAGATGTGAATAATAATATTATGGGAGATACATTAGTAATTTATCATTTTAAAACTGTTGAAGAGAATAATACCGGATCAGTTTCGGGTAAAATCAGTTCTGATTTCAAAGATAAAAATAAGTTGAGAATTCGCTTAGTAAATGTTGATGATAATTACACAATGACAACACGAGTCGGGGAAAATGCAGAATTTTATATAAACTATCTATTGCCAGGAGATTATTCTATTTTTGTCTGGTATGATGTCAATGAAAACGGGGTATTTGATACTGGAAGTCTGATACCATACAGGGAGTGTGAACCGTTCTGGTTTATTCCTGGTAAAGTAAGTGTTAGAGCAAGGTGGGAAACAGCAGGATTGGAGATATCCCTTGATTGA
- a CDS encoding diaminopimelate epimerase, whose protein sequence is MIEINFWKVQACGNDFIMIDNMQEALSGEFFKKITPFLCDRRFGIGADGVIFINKAEGFDYEMRYYNSDGSGPVMCGNGGRASVLFVFEKPIVRKKCYKFLSIDGEHTGIYSNRAVSVTVRGGEVECLDNEREKIFFVNTGVPHIVIVKDEIDNIDIDEYAQGFRRKYDANVNLIEREKLSHWKIRTYERGVEGETYSCGTGTVASALVVSRIFNENFPIRLKALGGDLEVDFIDDQYWLSGEVKKVFEGKITCEV, encoded by the coding sequence TTGATTGAGATTAATTTCTGGAAAGTACAGGCTTGCGGAAATGATTTTATAATGATAGATAATATGCAAGAGGCATTAAGTGGGGAATTTTTTAAGAAAATTACGCCATTCCTATGTGATCGGAGATTTGGAATTGGAGCTGACGGCGTTATATTTATAAATAAGGCAGAAGGTTTTGATTATGAAATGCGCTATTATAACAGTGACGGATCAGGTCCTGTTATGTGTGGTAATGGTGGAAGAGCGTCTGTATTATTTGTGTTTGAGAAACCAATTGTGAGAAAAAAATGTTATAAGTTTCTGTCAATCGATGGCGAGCATACTGGTATTTATAGTAATAGAGCGGTTTCTGTAACTGTTAGAGGTGGTGAAGTGGAATGTCTGGATAATGAAAGAGAAAAAATATTTTTTGTTAACACTGGTGTACCGCACATTGTGATAGTTAAGGATGAAATTGACAATATTGATATCGATGAGTATGCACAGGGGTTTAGAAGAAAGTATGATGCCAATGTAAACTTGATAGAGAGGGAAAAGTTATCCCATTGGAAAATAAGGACATATGAGAGAGGAGTTGAAGGAGAAACCTATTCTTGCGGTACAGGCACTGTGGCGTCTGCTCTAGTAGTGAGCAGAATTTTTAATGAAAATTTCCCTATTAGATTAAAGGCATTAGGTGGTGATCTGGAAGTGGACTTTATTGACGATCAATACTGGCTAAGTGGTGAAGTAAAAAAGGTTTTTGAAGGTAAAATAACCTGTGAGGTATAA
- a CDS encoding mannose-1-phosphate guanylyltransferase translates to MYVVILAGGAGKRFWPLSRRENPKQFLDIIEKNRSMLRLTYDRLKNITGIENIYLVAGSQFFEKTLDDLPEFPQENYIMEPSGKNTAPCIGLAAIHLMKKDPEAVMGVFPADHHILNTDEFIETVKLGENIAREKNGLVTFGINPTKPATGYGYIQIDKRNEFIKNKVYKVKTFAEKPNLETAVKFLETREFLWNSGMFVWKVSVIMNALRVYMPELYESLMRIHDAIDKPRYEHVLKTEWALIHPESIDYGVMEKAGNVFVVKSDFFWSDVGSWDSVYELSKKDESGNVASDKFVEIDTEGCLISSKKLVATVGVKDLIIIQSGDAVLIAKRGESEKVKQIVEKLEKMGLNKYL, encoded by the coding sequence ATGTATGTGGTGATATTAGCTGGAGGTGCTGGTAAAAGATTCTGGCCATTGAGCAGGAGAGAAAATCCGAAACAATTTCTGGATATTATTGAGAAGAATAGGTCTATGTTGCGTCTGACATATGATAGGCTAAAAAATATAACAGGAATCGAAAATATTTATCTGGTAGCTGGAAGTCAGTTTTTTGAAAAGACACTTGATGATTTGCCAGAGTTTCCACAGGAAAATTATATAATGGAACCGAGCGGTAAAAACACTGCTCCATGTATAGGACTTGCGGCTATTCATTTAATGAAAAAGGATCCAGAGGCTGTAATGGGTGTTTTCCCTGCAGATCATCACATATTAAACACAGATGAATTTATTGAGACCGTAAAACTGGGAGAGAATATTGCTAGAGAAAAGAATGGGCTTGTTACCTTTGGAATCAATCCAACCAAACCTGCTACTGGTTATGGGTACATTCAAATCGATAAGAGAAATGAGTTTATTAAGAATAAGGTTTATAAGGTTAAGACATTTGCAGAAAAGCCGAACCTTGAAACGGCTGTTAAATTCTTAGAAACCAGAGAATTTTTATGGAACAGTGGTATGTTCGTGTGGAAGGTAAGCGTAATTATGAATGCACTCAGGGTATACATGCCTGAATTGTATGAAAGTTTGATGCGTATTCATGATGCAATAGACAAACCCAGGTATGAACATGTATTAAAAACCGAATGGGCATTAATTCATCCTGAATCAATTGACTATGGTGTGATGGAAAAAGCAGGAAATGTATTTGTTGTAAAAAGCGATTTCTTCTGGAGTGATGTGGGCTCATGGGATTCAGTGTATGAGTTGAGTAAAAAAGACGAAAGTGGCAACGTTGCATCGGATAAGTTTGTAGAGATAGATACAGAAGGATGTTTGATATCTTCAAAAAAATTAGTGGCTACTGTTGGAGTTAAAGATTTGATAATAATTCAGTCAGGTGATGCAGTTTTGATAGCGAAACGTGGTGAATCTGAGAAAGTGAAACAGATAGTCGAAAAACTTGAAAAAATGGGATTGAATAAATACTTATGA
- a CDS encoding M48 family metallopeptidase, giving the protein MRNNDKKEKQYELWKLSIGIIEFVLVIILLIAIVASDFSFFLENIFYKVFSNKYIIFVGFSLVLAIVLGIILFPFNFISSYIIERKYGLSNQSLVKWIIEETKSIGIGLPILLLILLVFYAIIVNFQKMWWILFATAMILFSLLINYIAPVIIMPIFYKFEKVGDEGLVDEIKEFCKKMGFKIGNIYRFNLSKTTRKANAGFTGIGKTKRVIIADNLIDNFGKGEILSVIAHEIGHYKLGHIWKNFLFQILIVFSLLFVADQVYFKIIFSMGISDKSRIALLPILYVIIIIVQFIISPVVNSFSRYLEFEADEFVLRKAGMVDSFISSLNKLSEINLIDRRPQKIVEFFFHSHPSVERRIKRIKTLAEKGLN; this is encoded by the coding sequence ATGCGAAACAACGATAAAAAAGAGAAACAATATGAATTATGGAAGCTCAGTATCGGCATTATAGAGTTTGTTCTTGTTATAATTTTACTAATAGCTATTGTTGCTTCTGATTTCAGCTTTTTTCTTGAGAATATTTTCTATAAAGTTTTTTCGAATAAGTACATTATATTTGTTGGATTTTCACTGGTTTTGGCTATAGTTCTGGGTATTATACTCTTTCCGTTTAATTTTATTTCGTCCTATATAATAGAACGTAAATACGGATTAAGCAATCAGTCTCTTGTAAAATGGATAATTGAGGAGACAAAGTCTATTGGTATTGGTTTGCCAATTCTTTTGCTAATTCTATTAGTTTTTTATGCTATTATCGTCAATTTTCAAAAGATGTGGTGGATTTTATTTGCTACAGCAATGATATTGTTTTCATTGTTAATTAACTATATAGCACCTGTTATTATTATGCCGATATTTTATAAGTTTGAAAAGGTAGGTGATGAAGGTCTGGTGGATGAGATAAAAGAGTTTTGTAAGAAGATGGGTTTCAAGATTGGAAATATCTATAGATTTAATCTCAGCAAGACGACAAGGAAAGCAAATGCAGGATTTACAGGAATAGGTAAGACAAAGCGAGTAATTATTGCCGACAATCTTATTGACAATTTCGGAAAAGGCGAGATATTAAGTGTAATTGCTCACGAGATAGGACATTATAAATTGGGTCATATTTGGAAGAATTTTCTATTTCAGATTTTAATTGTTTTCTCTCTGCTATTTGTTGCTGACCAGGTGTATTTTAAAATAATTTTTTCAATGGGAATATCTGATAAGTCAAGAATAGCGCTATTACCTATCCTTTACGTGATAATTATAATTGTTCAATTTATTATATCGCCTGTTGTGAATAGTTTTTCGCGTTATCTGGAGTTTGAAGCTGATGAATTTGTGCTTCGTAAAGCCGGAATGGTAGATTCTTTCATATCTTCTTTGAATAAACTTTCAGAAATAAACCTTATTGATCGACGGCCTCAAAAGATTGTGGAGTTCTTTTTTCATTCCCATCCATCTGTTGAGCGAAGAATAAAAAGAATCAAAACGTTAGCTGAGAAAGGTTTAAATTGA
- a CDS encoding protein-L-isoaspartate(D-aspartate) O-methyltransferase, with protein sequence MVTTQIIARGIIDKKIIDAMMKVPRHLFVPAEYVSEAYNDCPLPIGYRQTISQPYIVAFMTEKLELDGDDKVLEIGTGSGYQAAVLAEIVDSVFTVEIIKALSKRAQEVIKKLGYKNVLFKVGNGWFGWKEHAPYDAIIVTAAADTIPVELVNQLKNGGRMVIPIGPQFSLQFLYLIEKKLNRISIKNLLPVRFVPLIKESEE encoded by the coding sequence ATGGTGACTACTCAAATAATTGCACGAGGAATCATAGATAAAAAGATCATAGATGCGATGATGAAAGTTCCAAGACATCTTTTTGTTCCAGCGGAGTATGTAAGCGAAGCCTATAATGACTGTCCGTTACCGATAGGGTATAGGCAGACGATTTCGCAGCCATATATCGTTGCATTTATGACCGAAAAATTGGAATTGGATGGTGATGATAAGGTATTGGAGATAGGGACTGGTTCTGGTTATCAGGCAGCTGTGCTTGCCGAAATTGTAGACTCTGTGTTTACTGTAGAAATTATTAAGGCACTTAGTAAAAGAGCACAAGAGGTGATAAAGAAATTGGGTTATAAAAATGTACTCTTTAAAGTGGGGAATGGATGGTTTGGCTGGAAAGAGCATGCTCCTTATGATGCAATAATTGTTACCGCTGCAGCTGATACGATACCCGTAGAACTTGTGAATCAGTTAAAAAACGGTGGTAGAATGGTAATTCCAATAGGTCCTCAATTCTCATTGCAGTTTCTCTATCTAATAGAGAAAAAATTGAATAGGATAAGTATTAAGAATCTTTTACCTGTAAGATTTGTCCCGCTTATTAAAGAAAGTGAAGAGTAA
- a CDS encoding GNAT family N-acetyltransferase, translated as MVASLDFEDYNESYRYKWDEFVENSANGTIFHLRKFLSYHPPDRFNDSSIVIKKNDQIFALFPAVSVDYMGKRALFSHRGASYGGFVYNATLSISSAFSMVRRLVDYAYEKGFEKIVITIPPIIYSKRPSQYIDFSLLKNGFKYLKKELSSILFLEESIEENVKKFKQVNRTAFRKAMKLGVEVRESEDWEVFYDILKNNLKIRHNVKPTHSLEELLKLKNIFPDRIRLYGAYLRDEMIAGVVMFDCNSQVSLAFYISHREDMQQYRGVNLLFYYIIEDSIKRGFKYLDFGIFTVNMEPNFGLGRFKEGFGATGIFRDTFYIDLK; from the coding sequence ATGGTTGCTTCTCTTGATTTCGAAGACTACAACGAATCATATAGATACAAGTGGGACGAATTTGTTGAAAATAGTGCCAATGGTACAATTTTTCATCTTAGAAAATTTCTTTCATACCATCCTCCTGATCGATTCAATGATTCTTCGATTGTAATCAAGAAAAATGATCAGATATTTGCGTTATTTCCTGCAGTGAGTGTTGATTATATGGGGAAAAGGGCGCTTTTTTCTCATCGTGGAGCGAGCTATGGGGGTTTTGTTTATAATGCTACTCTTTCGATATCTTCTGCGTTCAGTATGGTGAGACGCCTTGTGGATTATGCTTATGAAAAGGGATTTGAGAAGATAGTTATTACAATACCCCCGATAATATATAGTAAAAGACCTTCGCAATATATAGATTTTTCACTGTTGAAAAATGGTTTCAAATATTTAAAAAAAGAGCTTTCAAGTATTCTTTTTCTTGAGGAGAGTATCGAGGAAAATGTGAAAAAATTTAAGCAGGTGAACAGGACTGCTTTTAGAAAAGCTATGAAGCTGGGAGTTGAGGTTCGAGAGAGTGAGGATTGGGAGGTTTTCTATGACATTTTAAAAAATAATTTAAAAATCAGGCACAATGTAAAGCCAACGCACTCCCTTGAAGAATTACTGAAATTGAAAAATATTTTTCCCGATAGAATTCGACTTTATGGTGCATATTTAAGAGATGAAATGATAGCTGGTGTTGTGATGTTTGATTGTAATTCTCAAGTTTCACTTGCTTTTTATATTAGTCATCGAGAGGATATGCAGCAATATCGTGGTGTGAATTTATTATTTTACTATATAATAGAGGATTCAATTAAGAGGGGATTTAAGTATCTAGATTTTGGAATTTTCACTGTTAATATGGAGCCAAATTTTGGATTGGGGAGATTTAAAGAAGGATTTGGAGCCACTGGAATTTTTAGAGATACTTTCTATATTGACCTAAAATAA